A window of the Candidatus Jettenia caeni genome harbors these coding sequences:
- a CDS encoding ATPase has translation MPEVTENIQKIVNNKVAYANSWEYLSDELKRLDLLIYLQMIRQRSKSPVNPLEHFKGLVITEEEINCLLRTDIGQLTDENLTNHNDSENHPVVNSLNQLESQIQARRTASLWEGVYLSLPHLSQLFHLTPFEEQCLIICLATELDRKYEKLYAYLQDDIARKKPGVDLVLSLLCNTTEEKLRARLVFDPQATLRKYQLLQIIDNSSDGQTPLLSRFPKLNDRIVNFLLGFGQIDACLGSAVEIVTPQLEWDQVMVAEEIKSRMQRFISSYFSKKKPAQQNVIFYFYGPYGSGKRSLTEAVCHDFGISLIMSDMRKMLHGQLPFEEIVGVLYREAVLQSTALCLQNFDCLLADDEKHHFHLRSFLEMIQKFSGLTLFLLGNRPWKLQGLLNAHTWCEPVEPLFIDIELPIPGDKARKYIWESHLSRRYQLASDVDLGALASKFRFTPGQIRDALTALENHTHWRLHGNEQITMADLYAACRAQSDSKLNTLASKIEPKYTWDDIVLPDDALTQLWEICQRVSYRHHVMGEWGFGQKLSLGKGISALFAGSSGTGKTMAAEIIAHELGLDLYKIDLSQVVSKYIGETEKNLNSIFATAENANAVLFFDEADALFGRRSEVHDSHDRYANIEISYLLQKMEQYEGIAILATNLCQNLDEAFVRRLAFVVHFPFPDEANRKRIWTKIWPSEVPLAESVDLNLLAHRFKLSGGNIKNIALAASFLAAADGKVVKMEHLFHATQREYQKLGKTLSETELYGSYSRAIVTKE, from the coding sequence ATGCCTGAGGTTACCGAAAATATACAAAAAATCGTAAATAACAAAGTGGCTTATGCAAATAGCTGGGAATATCTTTCTGATGAGCTTAAGCGATTAGATTTACTCATCTATTTGCAAATGATCAGACAGCGAAGCAAGTCTCCAGTAAATCCATTGGAACATTTCAAGGGATTGGTTATTACAGAAGAAGAGATTAACTGCCTGCTAAGAACGGATATCGGTCAGTTAACCGATGAAAACCTAACGAATCACAATGATTCTGAGAATCATCCAGTAGTTAATAGCTTAAATCAATTGGAATCCCAAATTCAAGCACGACGAACCGCCAGCCTCTGGGAAGGTGTGTATTTATCATTACCACATCTCTCACAACTTTTCCATCTTACCCCTTTTGAAGAGCAATGTTTAATCATCTGCCTGGCGACAGAACTTGATCGTAAATACGAGAAACTCTATGCCTACCTGCAAGATGATATAGCACGTAAAAAACCGGGCGTTGACCTCGTGCTCAGCTTGCTCTGTAATACAACAGAAGAGAAACTAAGAGCACGATTGGTGTTTGATCCACAGGCAACTTTACGAAAATATCAACTCTTACAAATTATCGATAACTCATCAGATGGTCAAACACCTCTGCTATCGCGTTTTCCCAAACTGAATGACCGAATCGTAAACTTCCTTTTAGGGTTCGGACAGATAGATGCCTGTCTTGGGTCTGCTGTTGAAATAGTTACCCCTCAGTTGGAGTGGGACCAGGTAATGGTAGCTGAGGAAATTAAGAGCCGGATGCAAAGGTTTATCAGTTCATATTTCAGTAAGAAAAAGCCTGCCCAGCAAAATGTGATATTCTATTTTTATGGACCTTATGGATCAGGGAAACGATCTCTGACCGAGGCAGTTTGCCATGACTTTGGAATCTCTTTGATTATGAGCGATATGAGAAAAATGCTGCATGGACAACTGCCTTTTGAAGAGATAGTAGGGGTATTGTATCGAGAGGCCGTGCTGCAATCAACGGCCCTTTGCCTGCAGAATTTTGATTGCCTGCTTGCCGATGATGAGAAACATCATTTCCACTTGAGATCCTTCCTTGAAATGATTCAAAAATTTTCTGGATTGACCTTATTTCTTCTAGGCAACAGACCCTGGAAGTTGCAAGGGTTGTTGAACGCTCATACCTGGTGCGAGCCTGTCGAACCTCTGTTCATTGACATAGAACTTCCAATTCCTGGTGATAAAGCAAGGAAATACATTTGGGAGAGCCATCTCAGTAGGCGTTATCAACTTGCAAGCGACGTGGATTTGGGGGCATTAGCCAGCAAGTTCCGATTTACTCCGGGCCAGATTCGGGATGCCCTCACTGCTTTGGAGAATCATACACACTGGCGCTTGCACGGAAATGAGCAGATTACGATGGCAGACCTTTATGCCGCATGTCGTGCCCAATCGGATTCAAAGTTAAATACCCTTGCGAGTAAGATAGAGCCAAAATATACCTGGGATGATATCGTGCTACCCGATGATGCCCTTACCCAATTATGGGAGATTTGTCAGAGGGTCTCTTATCGCCACCACGTAATGGGTGAATGGGGATTTGGCCAAAAACTTTCTCTTGGTAAGGGAATCAGTGCATTATTTGCCGGCTCGTCAGGTACCGGTAAAACCATGGCCGCTGAAATCATTGCTCATGAATTGGGGCTTGATCTTTACAAGATCGACCTTTCGCAGGTTGTTAGCAAATATATTGGCGAAACCGAGAAGAATTTGAATAGTATCTTTGCTACGGCCGAGAATGCCAACGCTGTTCTTTTCTTTGATGAGGCAGACGCGCTCTTTGGTAGACGTTCTGAGGTACATGACTCCCACGATCGCTATGCTAATATTGAGATTTCTTATCTCCTTCAGAAGATGGAGCAGTACGAGGGTATTGCTATTCTTGCAACAAACCTGTGTCAGAACCTTGATGAAGCGTTTGTACGCCGTCTGGCCTTCGTCGTCCATTTTCCGTTTCCCGATGAGGCAAATCGCAAACGCATATGGACCAAGATTTGGCCATCGGAGGTTCCTCTAGCAGAGAGTGTAGACTTGAATCTTTTAGCTCATCGATTCAAACTAAGTGGAGGAAATATAAAAAATATTGCATTGGCAGCATCATTTCTGGCAGCAGCCGATGGTAAGGTTGTGAAGATGGAACACCTTTTCCATGCTACACAAAGGGAGTATCAGAAACTCGGCAAAACCTTATCTGAAACAGAACTTTATGGTTCCTATAGTCGGGCAATTGTTACTAAAGAGTGA
- a CDS encoding putative phage tail sheath protein: MPEYLSPGVYVEEAQPSARPIAGVGTSTAGFIGVVPDDVTMPLLPGRTGEKADGTPEPDDFYKVVDAGKPQLITSWEQFKNKFGDFQKQKTGTGGWGNSDYTAYLQIQHAIYGFFNNGGTRCWILRVKQATDLADLTDDLKKFEPIDEIAIVAVPGVTTKPQQDAIIDHCENMLDRVAILDGTQKPAKLTVDDIKGGTPTAPTKDSKYAALYFPWINVFDPISKENIPQPPSGHIAGVYARVDGERGVHKAPANEIVRGAADLDTGISRLDQNGLNPKGINVIRAFNGNFKIWGGRTLGGDDNGDFRYISTRRFFNFLRESIDEGTQWVVFEPNSPALWQRIKRTVSDFLLRQWRDGALFGETPERAFFVKCDEDTNPAEVREVGQVVTEIGVAIVKPAEFVIFRIQQTTGG, encoded by the coding sequence ATGCCAGAATATTTATCACCGGGCGTTTATGTGGAAGAAGCGCAACCATCGGCCCGGCCTATTGCAGGTGTTGGGACAAGTACGGCGGGATTTATTGGAGTTGTTCCTGATGATGTTACAATGCCATTACTCCCCGGTCGCACAGGAGAAAAGGCAGATGGTACACCAGAACCGGACGATTTTTATAAGGTAGTCGATGCAGGTAAACCTCAGTTAATTACAAGTTGGGAACAGTTTAAGAATAAGTTTGGAGATTTTCAAAAACAAAAAACAGGAACGGGAGGATGGGGTAATTCTGATTACACTGCTTATTTACAAATTCAACATGCCATTTACGGATTTTTTAACAATGGTGGTACACGTTGCTGGATTCTTCGGGTTAAACAAGCGACGGACTTAGCGGATTTAACCGATGATTTGAAGAAATTTGAGCCAATTGATGAAATTGCCATTGTTGCAGTGCCAGGCGTAACAACAAAACCACAACAGGATGCCATCATTGATCATTGCGAGAATATGCTCGATCGCGTAGCTATACTTGACGGCACGCAGAAGCCAGCTAAGTTGACAGTCGATGATATCAAGGGTGGTACGCCAACTGCTCCAACGAAGGATAGCAAATATGCTGCACTCTACTTTCCGTGGATTAACGTATTCGATCCGATTAGTAAAGAGAACATTCCACAACCTCCCAGTGGGCATATAGCAGGCGTATATGCACGGGTTGATGGTGAACGGGGCGTACATAAAGCCCCTGCTAATGAAATTGTTCGAGGTGCAGCAGACCTTGATACAGGAATAAGCAGATTAGATCAAAATGGCTTGAATCCGAAAGGAATCAATGTCATCCGCGCCTTCAACGGTAATTTCAAAATCTGGGGAGGACGAACGTTAGGTGGTGATGATAACGGTGATTTCAGATATATCAGTACACGCCGCTTTTTCAATTTCTTGCGAGAGTCTATTGATGAAGGAACACAATGGGTGGTTTTCGAGCCAAATAGTCCTGCATTATGGCAGCGCATTAAGCGCACAGTTAGTGATTTCCTGCTCAGACAATGGCGGGACGGGGCATTATTTGGAGAGACACCAGAGAGGGCATTTTTTGTTAAGTGTGACGAGGATACTAACCCTGCAGAAGTACGAGAGGTGGGGCAGGTGGTTACAGAGATTGGCGTTGCAATTGTCAAGCCCGCTGAATTTGTTATATTCCGTATACAACAGACAACGGGCGGGTAA
- a CDS encoding hypothetical phage protein, translated as MARVDPFKNFRFLVEIDGIVQAGFSECSGFGSNVEVVEYREGGDAATVRKLPGKVSYPDIMLKWGITDSHELYDWHLTAVKGQIQRKNGSIILQDDNGQEKVRWNFFSAWPSKWDGPDFNAKGNDVAIDSLTVSCERVERA; from the coding sequence ATGGCAAGAGTGGACCCTTTTAAAAATTTTAGATTCCTGGTAGAGATCGATGGAATAGTACAGGCAGGATTTTCTGAATGCAGTGGATTCGGTTCCAACGTTGAGGTTGTTGAATATCGTGAGGGAGGCGATGCAGCAACAGTCCGGAAATTGCCTGGAAAGGTAAGTTATCCCGATATTATGCTGAAGTGGGGAATAACCGATTCTCATGAACTCTATGATTGGCATCTTACAGCGGTGAAGGGACAAATTCAGCGTAAAAATGGTTCAATCATCCTGCAGGATGATAACGGTCAAGAGAAGGTACGCTGGAATTTCTTCAGTGCGTGGCCGAGCAAATGGGATGGACCTGACTTTAATGCAAAAGGAAATGACGTGGCGATTGATAGCCTGACTGTAAGCTGTGAACGGGTAGAGCGGGCGTAA